A window of Campylobacter cuniculorum DSM 23162 = LMG 24588 contains these coding sequences:
- a CDS encoding group I intron-associated PD-(D/E)XK endonuclease has protein sequence MNLEMNLEQFVKKNIKAFNEKPSSFKNKQFNDTQIKDYLRRRFIEKCSDVKFKEKILKNFEKLDYKRNEITEIANKECLYKNDVVHFIEAQIFLDIFKKLDLQELKDKSLEYIKEVSNDKQFNFIKTKLAKILEKALFLASIDGFSTNLLHINSGVMTANAGDSAEFLFVARAILAGFNASSVDVRSSRYDAIVDYNSTLLRIQIKGISQGGIISFRDRDRGGQGIDYRHETNRGKRITSEDCDIYVAMDKQMGICYLIPMSFADTFDDEKCTKIKLEEIEQYKENWEVIKEVAESK, from the coding sequence TGAATTTAGAGCAGTTTGTTAAGAAAAACATCAAAGCTTTCAACGAAAAGCCTTCTAGTTTTAAAAACAAACAATTTAATGATACGCAAATCAAAGATTATCTAAGGAGACGTTTTATAGAAAAGTGTAGTGATGTGAAATTTAAAGAAAAAATTCTAAAAAATTTTGAAAAATTAGATTATAAAAGAAATGAAATCACTGAAATTGCAAATAAAGAGTGCTTATACAAAAATGATGTGGTTCATTTTATAGAAGCACAAATATTTTTAGATATTTTTAAAAAATTAGATTTGCAGGAACTAAAAGATAAAAGCTTAGAATACATTAAGGAAGTTAGCAATGATAAGCAATTTAATTTTATAAAGACTAAACTTGCCAAAATTTTAGAAAAAGCCTTATTTCTTGCTTCTATTGATGGATTTTCAACAAATTTACTTCACATTAATTCAGGAGTTATGACAGCTAATGCTGGTGATAGTGCGGAATTTTTATTTGTAGCAAGAGCTATTTTAGCTGGATTTAATGCTTCAAGCGTTGATGTAAGAAGCAGTCGTTACGATGCGATAGTGGATTACAATAGTACGCTTTTACGCATTCAAATTAAAGGGATTTCTCAAGGTGGAATTATTAGCTTTAGGGATAGAGACAGAGGAGGACAGGGTATAGACTACAGACACGAAACAAATCGAGGCAAGAGAATCACGAGCGAAGATTGCGATATTTATGTGGCTATGGATAAACAAATGGGCATTTGTTATCTTATACCGATGAGTTTTGCAGATACATTTGATGATGAAAAATGCACAAAAATAAAATTGGAAGAAATAGAACAATACAAAGAAAATTGGGAAGTTATAAAAGAAGTAGCAGAATCAAAATAA